From one Lycium ferocissimum isolate CSIRO_LF1 chromosome 5, AGI_CSIRO_Lferr_CH_V1, whole genome shotgun sequence genomic stretch:
- the LOC132056039 gene encoding uncharacterized protein LOC132056039, giving the protein MKINLQNLPFTLKPFILSLFLSLSFLTFLSLQTPRHTKPTILPPDLKIRPGYSSYNAYINLQLNKTLNPKLRKIWTTRDWTRKVQVFSKFFENLKLRGFLNNHSKALCVGARVGQEVEALKRVGVNDSVGIDLVPYPPLVIKGDFHYQPFDDRSFDFEFSNVFDHALYPLKFVGEIERTLKPGGICVLHVSLSGRTDKYSANDLYSIGPLKELFKVSELVEVRQIDGFGLDTEVVFRKKK; this is encoded by the coding sequence ATGAAGATAAATCTCCAAAACTTACCCTTCACTCTCAAACCCTTCatcctttctctctttctctcactTTCCTTCTTAACATTCCTCTCTTTACAAACCCCACGTCACACTAAACCCACCATTCTCCCCCCGGACCTCAAAATCCGACCCGGTTACTCATCATACAATGCATATATAAACCTCCAGCTCAACAAAACCCTCAACCCCAAACTCCGAAAAATCTGGACAACCCGAGACTGGACCCGTAAAGTCCAagtcttttccaaattctttgaAAACTTAAAGCTTAGAGGTTTCTTGAACAACCATTCAAAAGCACTCTGTGTTGGTGCTCGGGTCGGGCAAGAAGTAGAAGCGTTAAAACGGGTCGGAGTTAATGATTCAGTTGGTATTGATTTAGTGCCTTATCCACCGTTAGTTATTAAAGGTGATTTTCATTATCAGCCGTTTGATGATCGGAGTTTTGACTTTGAGTTTTCTAATGTGTTTGATCATGCGCTTTATCCGTTGAAGTTTGTTGGAGAGATCGAACGGACGTTAAAGCCTGGTGGGATTTGTGTTTTACACGTGTCGTTATCTGGACGGACTGATAAGTATTCGGCTAATGATTTGTATAGTATTGGGCCACTTAAGGAATTGTTTAAGGTGTCTGAGTTGGTTGAGGTGAGGCAAATTGATGGATTTGGATTGGATACGGAAGTGGTTTTTaggaagaagaagtag
- the LOC132056040 gene encoding CBBY-like protein isoform X2 translates to MALRIVYSSTIFSSQRKGASTLPSTLTLPNTNTALLSSSSRSSIERIKSASLRNKSRRNGVVTCSASPSSSVLPKALLFDCDGVLVDTEKDGHRISFNDTFAEKELGVTWDVDLYGELLKIGGGKERMTAYFNKEGWPENAPKTEGERKEFIAGLHKRKTELFMALIEKKLLPLRPGVEKLIDQALGNGVKVAVCSTSNEKAAIYLLAADTLGVDPSSCVVVEDSGIGVAAAKAAGMKCIVTKSGYTADENFSNADAVFDCIGDPPEERFDLAFCGSLVEKQYVS, encoded by the exons ATGGCGTTGAGAATTGTGTATTCCTCAACTATTTTCTCATCACAAAGAAAAGGTGCTTCCACTCTACCATCAACACTCACATTACCCAACACCAACACCGCActgttatcatcatcatcgcgCTCTTCAATTGAGAGAATAAAATCAGCTTCTCTTCGAAACAAGAGTAGGCGTAATGGAGTGGTGACGTGTTCTGCTTCGCCTTCATCTTCCGTGCTTCCAAAGGCACTGCTATTTGACTGTGATGGTGTTCTTGTTGATACAGAGAAAGATGGGCACCGTATCTCTTTTAATGACACTTTTGCTGAG AAAGAATTGGGTGTTACTTGGGATGTTGATTTGTATGGAGAATTGCTTAAAATTGGAGGTGGAAAAGAAAG GATGACAGCCTACTTTAATAAAGAAGGTTGGCCAGAAAATGCACCCAAAACTGAAGGAGAAAGAAAGGAGTTCATTGCAGGACTTCACAAGCGAAAGACAGAATTATTCATGGCTCTCATTGAGAAGAAATTGCTACCACTTCGGCCAGGTGTTGAAAA GTTGATTGATCAGGCTCTGGGTAATGGGGTGAAAGTTGCAGTATGCAGCACTTCCAATGAAAAGGCG GCCATTTATCTGTTAGCAGCCGACACCCTTggggttgatccttcaag TTGTGTTGTCGTAGAAGATAGTGGCATAGGTGTTGCAGCTGCCAAAGCAGCTGGAATGAAATGCATTGTGACCAAGAGTGG GTACACAGCCGATGAGAATTTCTCAAATGCGGATGCAGTTTTTGATTGCATTGGAGATCCTCCAGAGGAACGCTTTGACTTGGCATTTTGCGGAAGTCTTGTTGAGAAACAATATGTCAGTTAG
- the LOC132056040 gene encoding CBBY-like protein isoform X1, which yields MALRIVYSSTIFSSQRKGASTLPSTLTLPNTNTALLSSSSRSSIERIKSASLRNKSRRNGVVTCSASPSSSVLPKALLFDCDGVLVDTEKDGHRISFNDTFAEKELGVTWDVDLYGELLKIGGGKERMTAYFNKEGWPENAPKTEGERKEFIAGLHKRKTELFMALIEKKLLPLRPGVEKLIDQALGNGVKVAVCSTSNEKAVSAIVSCLLGPERAEQIQIYAGDVVPRKKPDPAIYLLAADTLGVDPSSCVVVEDSGIGVAAAKAAGMKCIVTKSGYTADENFSNADAVFDCIGDPPEERFDLAFCGSLVEKQYVS from the exons ATGGCGTTGAGAATTGTGTATTCCTCAACTATTTTCTCATCACAAAGAAAAGGTGCTTCCACTCTACCATCAACACTCACATTACCCAACACCAACACCGCActgttatcatcatcatcgcgCTCTTCAATTGAGAGAATAAAATCAGCTTCTCTTCGAAACAAGAGTAGGCGTAATGGAGTGGTGACGTGTTCTGCTTCGCCTTCATCTTCCGTGCTTCCAAAGGCACTGCTATTTGACTGTGATGGTGTTCTTGTTGATACAGAGAAAGATGGGCACCGTATCTCTTTTAATGACACTTTTGCTGAG AAAGAATTGGGTGTTACTTGGGATGTTGATTTGTATGGAGAATTGCTTAAAATTGGAGGTGGAAAAGAAAG GATGACAGCCTACTTTAATAAAGAAGGTTGGCCAGAAAATGCACCCAAAACTGAAGGAGAAAGAAAGGAGTTCATTGCAGGACTTCACAAGCGAAAGACAGAATTATTCATGGCTCTCATTGAGAAGAAATTGCTACCACTTCGGCCAGGTGTTGAAAA GTTGATTGATCAGGCTCTGGGTAATGGGGTGAAAGTTGCAGTATGCAGCACTTCCAATGAAAAGGCG GTTTCAGCCATAGTCTCATGCTTATTGGGACCAGAGCGAGCGGAACAGATCCAGATATATGCAGGTGATGTGGTTCCTCGCAAGAAGCCTGATCCG GCCATTTATCTGTTAGCAGCCGACACCCTTggggttgatccttcaag TTGTGTTGTCGTAGAAGATAGTGGCATAGGTGTTGCAGCTGCCAAAGCAGCTGGAATGAAATGCATTGTGACCAAGAGTGG GTACACAGCCGATGAGAATTTCTCAAATGCGGATGCAGTTTTTGATTGCATTGGAGATCCTCCAGAGGAACGCTTTGACTTGGCATTTTGCGGAAGTCTTGTTGAGAAACAATATGTCAGTTAG
- the LOC132057563 gene encoding uncharacterized protein LOC132057563 codes for MMQQGQKYTWNDKGDTQRIYSKIDWTFINNEWLVSMPACRACYLPEGINDHCPIKITYEEEQACIRKSFQYCNVWANHPLFMEKVKVGWEVPIEGCMMFKVVKKLKLLKRGLKELNAQFFRNIVDEANDDRKALHIAQSVLQQDPLNVTLQLDEKEKYLKFKQSSYMAELFLQQRSKATWIRIGDDNTRYFHSVIKHKKLKRATTQLKDEHGVWQHEPDAIARLFVQYYEDMLGRKGDERVKVFPGFLRNGPRLSVQQQVEILQAFTKEDVKKAIFSIDRNKSPRPDGFGIGFFKDAWKIVSECRWGFLEFVFFQCKTGYLRNSLDNLRNLHMLGFYSGWNMKEIYRVTPYESVCSFTGKCLKSIMCNACLSVVQKGTSRSANPLIYILFMTLRPVIVSVVSNKLEIDLN; via the exons ATGATGCAACAAGGTCAGAAGTATACATGGAATGATAAAGGAGATACTCAGAGAATCTACTCCAAAATTGACTGGACTTTTATTAATAATGAGTGGCTTGTCTCTATGCCTGCTTGTAGAGCTTGCTACTTACCTGAAGGGATCAATGATCATTGTCCCATAAAAATCACTTATGAAGAGGAACAAGCCTGCATCAGGAAATCTTTTCAATATTGTAATGTTTGGGCCAATCATCCATTATTCATGGAGAAGGTGAAAGTTGGATGGGAGGTTCCCATTGAAGGATGTATGATGTTTAAAGTAGTAAAGAAATTGAAGTTGCTGAAACGTGGTCTGAAGGAGTTAAATGCACAATTCTTCAGGAATATTGTAGATGAAGCAAATGATGACAGAAAGGCTTTGCACATAGCACAAAGTGTGCTACAGCAGGACCCTTTAAATGTGACTTTGCAACTGGACGAGAAAGAGAAGTACCTGAAATTCAAGCAATCCTCTTACATGGCTGAACTATTTTTGCAACAAAGGAGTAAGGCTACATGGATTAGAATTGGAGATGATAATACGAGATACTTCCACTCCGTTATCAAACACAAGAAATTGAAACGAGCCACCACACAATTGAAAGATGAACATGGGGTGTGGCAACATGAACCGGATGCTATTGCTAGGTTATTTGTTCAATACTACGAAGATATGCTTGGTAGAAAAGGGGATGAAAGGGTCAAAGTTTTTCCAGGTTTTTTAAGGAATGGGCCAAGATTATCTGTCCAACAACAAGTTGAAATCTTACAGGCCTTTACTAAAGAAGATGTCAAGAAAGCTATATTCTCGATTGACCGTAACAAAAGTCCAAGACCAGATGGctttggaattgggttcttcaaaGATGCATGGAAGAtt GTCTCAGAATGTCGATGGGGGTTTTTAGAGTTTGTTTTCTTTCAATGCAAAACGGGGTATCTACGAAATTCATTGGATAATCTGAGGAACTTGCACATGTTGGGGTTTTATTCTGGCTGGAATATGAAAGAAATATACCGTGTGACCCCATATGAATCTGTCTGTTCTTTTACTGGAAAGTGCCTTAAATCAATTATGTGTAATGCATGTCTGTCAGTTGTTCAAAAGGGAACTTCAAGGTCTGCTAATCCACTCATTTATATTCTGTTTATGACTCTGCGTCCTGTCATTGTCAGTGTAGTTTCTAATAAACTAGAAATTGATTTGAACTGA